From a single Alkalihalophilus pseudofirmus genomic region:
- the mnmA gene encoding tRNA 2-thiouridine(34) synthase MnmA, with amino-acid sequence MKKRPEDTKVVVGMSGGVDSSVTALVLKEQGYDVIGIFMKNWDDTDESGFCTATEDYEDVIRVCNQIGIPYYAVNFEKQYWDKVFTYFLEEYKAGRTPNPDVMCNKEIKFKAFLNHAMALGADYVATGHYARVEEVDGEFKLLRGVDSNKDQTYFLNALSQQQLSKTMFPIGHIPKKEVRERALAADLATAKKKDSTGICFIGERNFKEFLSEFLPAQPGEMQTVDGEVKGQHDGLMYYTLGQRQGLGIGGAGEPWFVIDKDLERNVLIVGQGFHNQGLYSEGLEAVHLNWISPTKPTSEFRCTAKFRYRQDDQGVTVIPQEDGGALVKFDEPERAITPGQAVVFYEGDVCLGGGTIDRVIKKWENA; translated from the coding sequence ATGAAAAAAAGACCTGAAGATACAAAGGTCGTAGTAGGGATGTCAGGTGGCGTAGATTCATCTGTAACCGCCCTCGTTTTAAAAGAACAAGGCTATGATGTCATCGGGATATTCATGAAAAACTGGGATGATACTGATGAAAGCGGCTTTTGTACAGCTACTGAGGACTATGAAGATGTGATTCGTGTATGTAATCAAATCGGCATTCCTTATTATGCAGTTAATTTTGAAAAACAATATTGGGATAAGGTATTTACGTATTTCCTCGAGGAATATAAAGCGGGGCGTACGCCTAACCCAGATGTCATGTGTAATAAAGAAATCAAGTTCAAAGCGTTTTTAAACCATGCGATGGCACTTGGTGCTGATTATGTGGCAACCGGTCATTATGCACGTGTGGAAGAAGTAGACGGAGAGTTCAAATTGCTGCGTGGTGTTGACAGCAATAAAGATCAAACCTATTTCTTAAATGCCCTCTCACAGCAGCAGTTATCAAAAACGATGTTCCCAATTGGTCACATTCCTAAAAAGGAAGTGCGAGAGAGAGCGTTAGCTGCGGATCTTGCTACGGCTAAGAAAAAAGACAGCACTGGAATTTGCTTTATCGGAGAACGTAATTTCAAAGAATTTCTAAGTGAATTTTTGCCTGCACAGCCTGGTGAAATGCAAACCGTTGATGGTGAAGTAAAGGGTCAGCATGACGGATTAATGTACTATACATTAGGGCAGCGTCAAGGTCTTGGCATTGGCGGAGCTGGCGAGCCGTGGTTTGTTATTGATAAAGACTTAGAGCGCAACGTATTGATTGTTGGACAAGGGTTCCATAACCAAGGTTTATATTCAGAGGGACTAGAAGCCGTTCATTTGAATTGGATCTCACCAACAAAACCAACTAGTGAATTCCGTTGTACAGCTAAATTCCGCTACCGCCAAGATGATCAAGGCGTGACGGTTATACCGCAGGAAGACGGAGGCGCGCTCGTGAAATTTGATGAGCCAGAGCGTGCGATTACACCGGGACAAGCCGTCGTTTTCTATGAAGGTGATGTATGTTTAGGTGGAGGTACGATCGATCGAGTGATTAAAAAGTGGGAAAATGCCTAA
- a CDS encoding tetratricopeptide repeat protein, protein MSNNELSSNETNWNEKGISYMNEQNYEEAAKAFNAAIEENPKDATAFINFGNLLGAVNDYERALIFFDKAIELDEHAATAYYGAGTIYFKQDQFEEAAKMFKQALVEKLEEADVFFMLGMSYYQLGALPHALANFKRAVELNKSDVDARFQYGLTLAQLEQVEDAVVELEEVVKLAPEHADAHFNLGVAYAYQENLTKALQAFEEALRIQPDHALAANGRKTVSEALQ, encoded by the coding sequence ATGAGCAATAATGAATTAAGTAGTAATGAGACGAATTGGAATGAAAAAGGAATTTCGTATATGAATGAACAAAATTACGAGGAAGCGGCAAAAGCGTTTAATGCTGCAATCGAAGAAAACCCAAAGGATGCAACAGCTTTTATTAACTTTGGAAATCTGCTTGGAGCCGTAAATGACTATGAACGTGCGCTTATTTTCTTTGATAAAGCGATTGAACTAGATGAACATGCTGCCACTGCTTATTACGGTGCGGGAACGATTTATTTTAAGCAAGATCAGTTTGAAGAAGCTGCAAAAATGTTTAAACAAGCGTTAGTAGAAAAGCTTGAAGAGGCAGATGTCTTTTTTATGCTTGGAATGAGTTATTATCAGCTTGGGGCTCTGCCGCATGCACTTGCAAACTTTAAGCGTGCCGTTGAACTCAATAAGTCAGATGTAGATGCGCGCTTCCAGTACGGTCTAACGTTAGCTCAGCTCGAACAGGTAGAGGATGCGGTAGTTGAGCTTGAAGAAGTGGTTAAGCTGGCACCTGAACATGCGGATGCTCATTTTAATCTTGGTGTTGCTTATGCGTATCAGGAAAATTTGACGAAAGCTCTTCAAGCATTTGAAGAAGCTCTTCGTATCCAGCCGGATCATGCACTAGCTGCTAATGGACGAAAGACCGTATCAGAAGCCTTGCAATAA
- the recD2 gene encoding SF1B family DNA helicase RecD2 — translation MDEQQSLEQDNGIERGYIKGEVLHLVFRNDENAYTVALIRVSETNEELKDKKITVVGILPQLDVAETFLFFGTITDHPRFGQQYQVEQFRRDLPQTKNGIIQYLSSDRFPGIGKRTAETIVEVLGERAITRIVEDRAVLKAVPKLSKEKADQLYQQLIDQQGVEQVLMTLSKHGFGLELSMKVYQKYGFQALDIIQTNPYQLIADVEGIGFRKADLLGAAIGLTGNHPDRIRAGLLFVVQELCLQDGHVYIEKEELIPHVKQLLSSPDASISTEEVEHELLTMEEEDALVLEETRVYIKSLYFAEKGIVSSVRRLMATEVKDEFPESEFLKTLGELEEELKIEYAPQQKEAIQTALANPFMLLTGGPGTGKTTVIKGIVETYARLNGLSLDPKAYTKSNPFPILLVAPTGRAAKRMSEATELPAVTIHRLLGWKGGNGGFEKGEHEQLEGELIIVDEVSMVDIWLANQLLKAIPKGMQVVFVGDQDQLPSVGPGQVLKDFLDAEVVPTVPLTAIYRQKEGSSIIELAHEMKQGKMPSDLPEAKPDRRFFPCTTDHVQHVVTQICENAIKKGYLARDIQVLAPMYKGQAGITELNRILQELFNPKTEQKRELLYGELSYRTGDVVLQLVNNPDENVYNGDRGEIVAIFYAKENTEKQDQVVISFDGTEVVYNKKDLNQITHAYCCSIHKSQGSEFPIVVMPVVRNYSRMLRRNLIYTGITRAKKFLLLCGELKSFHTAVTREDELIRYSMLKDKLVALKQSQQEYENGNGQLT, via the coding sequence ATGGATGAACAACAATCCTTAGAACAAGATAACGGAATAGAGCGTGGCTATATAAAAGGCGAGGTTCTCCATCTCGTCTTTAGAAATGATGAAAATGCCTACACTGTAGCTCTGATTCGGGTCAGTGAAACAAATGAAGAGCTAAAGGATAAGAAAATAACGGTAGTGGGAATCCTTCCGCAGCTGGATGTAGCTGAAACCTTTTTGTTTTTTGGGACCATCACTGACCATCCACGTTTTGGACAGCAGTATCAAGTAGAGCAATTTAGACGAGATCTGCCTCAAACAAAGAACGGCATCATTCAATATCTTTCAAGTGATCGCTTCCCAGGGATCGGCAAGAGGACAGCAGAAACGATTGTTGAGGTATTAGGGGAAAGGGCCATTACTCGGATTGTTGAAGACCGAGCTGTGCTAAAAGCTGTACCAAAGCTCTCTAAAGAAAAAGCAGACCAATTATATCAGCAGCTCATAGACCAACAAGGAGTTGAACAGGTCCTAATGACGCTGTCAAAGCACGGATTTGGTCTTGAACTATCAATGAAGGTATATCAAAAGTATGGGTTTCAAGCACTTGATATTATTCAAACAAATCCTTATCAGCTGATTGCAGATGTAGAAGGGATTGGATTTAGGAAAGCTGATTTACTTGGAGCTGCGATTGGTTTAACAGGGAATCACCCAGACAGGATCCGAGCGGGGCTTTTGTTTGTTGTACAAGAATTATGCTTACAAGATGGACATGTCTATATCGAAAAAGAAGAATTGATCCCTCATGTAAAACAACTGTTATCGTCACCAGATGCGTCAATAAGTACAGAAGAAGTCGAGCATGAGCTTTTAACGATGGAAGAGGAGGATGCGCTTGTACTTGAGGAAACGCGCGTCTATATAAAATCACTGTATTTTGCTGAAAAAGGAATTGTCTCAAGTGTAAGGAGACTCATGGCTACGGAGGTTAAGGATGAATTCCCGGAATCGGAGTTCTTAAAAACACTAGGCGAGCTTGAGGAAGAGTTGAAAATTGAATACGCACCGCAGCAGAAAGAAGCGATTCAAACAGCGTTAGCTAATCCTTTTATGCTCCTTACAGGGGGGCCGGGAACGGGAAAGACAACGGTTATTAAAGGAATTGTCGAAACGTATGCAAGGCTTAACGGTTTATCACTTGACCCTAAAGCGTACACTAAATCCAATCCATTTCCGATCTTACTTGTCGCACCAACTGGAAGAGCGGCAAAGCGGATGAGTGAGGCAACAGAACTGCCTGCTGTTACCATTCATAGGCTGCTTGGCTGGAAAGGCGGAAATGGTGGATTTGAAAAAGGAGAACATGAGCAGCTGGAAGGAGAATTGATTATTGTCGATGAGGTTTCAATGGTTGACATCTGGCTTGCTAATCAATTGTTAAAGGCGATCCCTAAAGGCATGCAGGTCGTTTTTGTAGGAGATCAAGATCAATTGCCTTCAGTTGGACCTGGCCAAGTACTTAAAGATTTCTTAGATGCAGAGGTTGTTCCAACGGTTCCTTTAACAGCGATCTATAGACAAAAGGAAGGCTCCTCGATCATCGAACTCGCCCACGAGATGAAACAAGGGAAAATGCCTAGCGACCTGCCTGAAGCGAAGCCTGATCGACGGTTCTTTCCGTGTACAACCGATCACGTCCAGCATGTTGTGACACAGATTTGTGAAAATGCCATAAAAAAAGGGTATCTTGCCAGAGACATACAAGTACTGGCTCCGATGTATAAAGGGCAGGCGGGGATTACGGAACTCAATCGTATTCTCCAAGAGCTTTTCAACCCTAAGACAGAGCAAAAACGAGAGCTTTTATACGGGGAACTTTCTTACCGGACAGGAGATGTTGTACTTCAGCTCGTAAACAATCCTGATGAAAATGTGTACAACGGAGACCGCGGAGAAATTGTGGCGATTTTCTATGCAAAAGAAAATACAGAAAAACAAGATCAGGTTGTGATTAGTTTTGATGGAACAGAGGTTGTCTACAATAAGAAAGATTTAAATCAAATTACACATGCTTATTGCTGTTCGATCCATAAATCGCAAGGAAGCGAATTTCCAATCGTTGTCATGCCTGTAGTACGTAATTATTCTCGGATGCTGAGGAGAAATTTAATTTATACAGGGATTACTCGGGCAAAAAAATTCCTGCTTCTATGCGGGGAATTAAAATCCTTTCATACCGCAGTTACACGAGAAGATGAGTTAATCAGGTATTCGATGTTAAAAGACAAGCTTGTCGCCCTAAAACAATCTCAACAGGAATATGAGAATGGAAATGGTCAACTAACATAA